One Microplitis demolitor isolate Queensland-Clemson2020A chromosome 2, iyMicDemo2.1a, whole genome shotgun sequence DNA segment encodes these proteins:
- the LOC103572062 gene encoding calcium-transporting ATPase sarcoplasmic/endoplasmic reticulum type isoform X2, translating into MEDAHCKTVDEVLNYFNCDPEKGLSPDQVKRNQEKYGLNELPAEEGKSIWQLVLEQFDDLLVKILLLAAIISFVLALFEEHDDAFTAFVEPFVILLILIANAVVGVWQERNAESAIEALKEYEPEMGKVVRGDKSGVQRIRAKEIVPGDIVEVSVGDKIPADIRLIKIYSTTLRIDQSILTGESVSVIKHTDAIPDPRAVNQDKKNILFSGTNVAAGKARGVVMGTGLNTAIGKIRTEMSETEEIKTPLQQKLDEFGEQLSKVITVICIAVWAINIGHFNDPAHGGSWIKGAIYYFKIAVALAVAAIPEGLPAVITTCLALGTRRMAKKNAIVRSLPSVETLGCTSVICSDKTGTLTTNQMSVSRMFVFERIEGNDSNFNEFEITGSTYEPIGDVYLKGQKVKGADFEALHELGTICIMCNDSAIDFNEFKQAFEKVGEATETALIVLAEKINPFGVPKTGLDRRTAAIVVRQDIETKWKKEFTLEFSRDRKSMSSYCVPLKPSKLGTGPKLFCKGAPEGVLERCTHARVGTSKVPLTSTLKNRILDLTRQYGTGRDTLRCLALATADHPMKPDEMDLGDSTKFHLYERDLTFIGVVGMLDPPRKEVFDSIVRCRAAGIRVIVITGDNKATAEAICRRIGVFGEDEDTTGKSYSGREFDDLPIAQQREACSRARLFSRVEPAHKSKIVEYLQSMNEISAMTGDGVNDAPALKKAEIGIAMGSGTAVAKSASEMVLADDNFSSIVAAVEEGRAIYNNMKQFIRYLISSNIGEVVSIFLTAALGLPEALIPVQLLWVNLVTDGLPATALGFNPPDLDIMDKPPRRANESLISGWLFFRYLAIGGYVGAATVGSAAWWFMYSPHGPQLSYYQLTHHLACIGGGDEFKGVNCKIFTDPHPMTMALSVLVTIEMLNAMNSLSENQSLITMPPWSNMWLIASMALSFTLHFVILYVEVLSSVFQVTPLSGDEWITVMKFSIPVVLLDETLKFIARKITDVSPPVKPTQ; encoded by the exons atGGAAGACGCCCACTGTAAAACTGTGGACGAGGTGTTGAACTACTTCAACTGTGATCCGGAAAAAGGATTATCACCAGACCAGGTTAAGAGGAACCAGGAAAAATATGGTCTCAATG AATTGCCGGCTGAGGAGG gtaaaAGTATTTGGCAACTTGTTTTGGAACAATTCGATGATCTTTTAGTTAAGATTTTACTGTTAGCTGCTATTATTTCTTTC gtattaGCTTTATTTGAAGAGCATGATGACGCGTTCACAGCATTCGTGGAGCCCTTCGTCATCTTACTTATCCTTATCGCGAACGCCGTGGTCGGTGTGTGGCAAGAACGTAATGCCGAGTCGGCCATCGAAGCTCTCAAAGAGTACGAGCCAGAGATGGGAAAAGTTGTCCGTGGGGACAAATCTGGAGTCCAGCGGATTCGCGCCAAGGAAATCGTACCCGGTGACATCGTTGAGGTGTCGGTGGGTGACAAGATTCCTGCTGATATTcgtctgattaaaatttactcgACAACTCTCAGGATCGATCAGTCTATCTTGACTGGAGAGTCGGTGTCAGTAATAAAACACACTGACGCTATTCCCGACCCCCGAGCCGTCAACCAGGACAAAAAGAACATCTTGTTCTCCGGAACCAACGTTGCCGCAGGTAAAGCCCGTGGTGTCGTAATGGGAACTGGTCTTAACACCGCCATCGGTAAAATCCGTACGGAAATGTCTGAGACTGAAGAAATCAAGACTCCCCTGCAACAGAAATTGGACGAGTTCGGTGAACAATTGTCTAAAGTCATCACCGTTATCTGTATCGCCGTATGGGCCATCAACATCGGTCACTTCAACGACCCAGCTCACGGAGGTTCCTGGATCAAGGGCGCCATCTACTACTTCAAGATCGCCGTAGCTTTGGCCGTCGCTGCTATCCCCGAAGGTCTTCCCGCCGTAATCACGACTTGTCTGGCTCTCGGTACCCGTCGTATGGCCAAGAAGAACGCTATCGTACGATCACTTCCCTCTGTCGAAACTCTAGGATGTACATCAGTCATCTGCTCCGACAAAACCGGTACTCTGACCACCAACCAAATGTCCGTCAGCCGCATGTTCGTCTTCGAGAGGATCGAGGGTAACGACAGCAACTTCAACGAGTTCGAAATCACCGGATCCACTTACGAGCCCATCGGTGATGTCTATCTCAAAGGCCAGAAGGTAAAGGGAGCCGACTTTGAAGCCCTCCACGAGCTCGGAACAATCTGCATCATGTGTAACGACTCCGCCATCGATTTCAACGAATTCAAACAGGCCTTCGAGAAAGTAGGTGAGGCCACTGAGACTGCCCTGATCGTTCTTGCCGAGAAAATAAACCCCTTCGGCGTACCCAAGACTGGATTGGACAGACGTACCGCTGCCATCGTCGTCCGACAAGACATTGAAACAAAATGGAAGAAAGAATTCACTCTGGAATTCTCCCGGGACCGTAAATCCATGTCATCTTACTGTGTCCCACTCAAACCCTCAAAACTTGGAACCGGACCTAAGCTCTTCTGCAAAGGAGCACCTGAAGGAGTACTCGAAAGATGTACGCACGCACGTGTTGGTACCAGCAAAGTTCCCCTCACTTCAACCCTCAAGAATCGCATCCTCGATCTCACTCGCCAATACGGTACTGGACGCGACACTCTCCGTTGTCTGGCTCTCGCTACTGCTGACCACCCAATGAAACCCGACGAAATGGACCTTGGAGACTCGACCAAATTCCATCTCTACGAAAGAGACCTCACATTCATTGGAGTCGTCGGTATGTTGGATCCCCCACGTAAAGAAGTTTTCGACTCTATTGTTCGATGCCGAGCCGCTGGTATCCGTGTCATCGTCATCACTGGTGACAACAAAGCCACCGCAGAAGCCATCTGCAGACGTATTGGAGTCTTCGGTGAAGATGAAGACACCACCGGCAAATCTTACTCTGGTCGTGAGTTCGACGACTTGCCTATTGCCCAACAAAGAGAAGCTTGCTCACGTGCCCGGCTATTCTCACGTGTCGAACCTGCTCACAAATCAAAGATCGTTGAGTACTTGCAGAGCATGAATGAAATTTCAGCTATG ACTGGTGATGGTGTAAACGATGCACCTGCATTGAAAAAAGCCGAAATCGGTATCGCCATGGGTTCAGGTACTGCTGTAGCCAAATCAGCATCAGAGATGGTACTTGCTGATGATAATTTCTCGTCcattgttgctgctgttgagGAGGGTCGTGCTATTTACAATAACATGAAACAATTCATTCGTTATCTTATCTCTTCCAACATCGGTGAAGTCGTCAG TATTTTCTTGACTGCCGCCCTTGGTCTTCCTGAGGCCCTTATCCCAGTCCAACTTCTCTGGGTAAATCTCGTAACTGATGGTCTTCCAGCCACCGCTCTTGGATTCAACCCACCTGATCTCGACATCATGGACAAG ccACCACGTAGAGCCAACGAATCATTGATCTCTGGTTGGTTGTTCTTCCGTTACCTCGCTATTGGTGGTTACGTCGGTGCTGCTACCGTTGGATCTGCTGCCTGGTGGTTCATGTACAGTCCTCACGGACCTCAACTTAGTTACTACCAACTG actCATCACTTGGCTTGCATTGGAGGCGGTGATGAATTCAAAGGCGTAAACTGTAAAATATTCACAGACCCTCACCCCATGACAATGGCATTGTCTGTACTTGTAACTATTGAAATGTTGAACGCAATGAACAG TTTGTCTGAGAACCAGTCATTGATCACCATGCCCCCATGGTCGAATATGTGGCTCATTGCCTCCATGGCACTTTCATTCACACTTCACTTCGTCATTCTTTACGTTGAAGTTCTTTCG TCTGTGTTCCAAGTAACTCCCTTGTCTGGAGACGAGTGGATAACAGTAATGAAGTTCTCCATACCAGTGGTGCTGCTCGACGAGACCCTCAAGTTCATTGCTAGAAAAATAACTGATG
- the LOC103572062 gene encoding calcium-transporting ATPase sarcoplasmic/endoplasmic reticulum type isoform X1, whose amino-acid sequence MEDAHCKTVDEVLNYFNCDPEKGLSPDQVKRNQEKYGLNELPAEEGKSIWQLVLEQFDDLLVKILLLAAIISFVLALFEEHDDAFTAFVEPFVILLILIANAVVGVWQERNAESAIEALKEYEPEMGKVVRGDKSGVQRIRAKEIVPGDIVEVSVGDKIPADIRLIKIYSTTLRIDQSILTGESVSVIKHTDAIPDPRAVNQDKKNILFSGTNVAAGKARGVVMGTGLNTAIGKIRTEMSETEEIKTPLQQKLDEFGEQLSKVITVICIAVWAINIGHFNDPAHGGSWIKGAIYYFKIAVALAVAAIPEGLPAVITTCLALGTRRMAKKNAIVRSLPSVETLGCTSVICSDKTGTLTTNQMSVSRMFVFERIEGNDSNFNEFEITGSTYEPIGDVYLKGQKVKGADFEALHELGTICIMCNDSAIDFNEFKQAFEKVGEATETALIVLAEKINPFGVPKTGLDRRTAAIVVRQDIETKWKKEFTLEFSRDRKSMSSYCVPLKPSKLGTGPKLFCKGAPEGVLERCTHARVGTSKVPLTSTLKNRILDLTRQYGTGRDTLRCLALATADHPMKPDEMDLGDSTKFHLYERDLTFIGVVGMLDPPRKEVFDSIVRCRAAGIRVIVITGDNKATAEAICRRIGVFGEDEDTTGKSYSGREFDDLPIAQQREACSRARLFSRVEPAHKSKIVEYLQSMNEISAMTGDGVNDAPALKKAEIGIAMGSGTAVAKSASEMVLADDNFSSIVAAVEEGRAIYNNMKQFIRYLISSNIGEVVSIFLTAALGLPEALIPVQLLWVNLVTDGLPATALGFNPPDLDIMDKPPRRANESLISGWLFFRYLAIGGYVGAATVGSAAWWFMYSPHGPQLSYYQLTHHLACIGGGDEFKGVNCKIFTDPHPMTMALSVLVTIEMLNAMNSLSENQSLITMPPWSNMWLIASMALSFTLHFVILYVEVLSSVFQVTPLSGDEWITVMKFSIPVVLLDETLKFIARKITDGENPLYTVHGIILMWAVFFGLLFYGPI is encoded by the exons atGGAAGACGCCCACTGTAAAACTGTGGACGAGGTGTTGAACTACTTCAACTGTGATCCGGAAAAAGGATTATCACCAGACCAGGTTAAGAGGAACCAGGAAAAATATGGTCTCAATG AATTGCCGGCTGAGGAGG gtaaaAGTATTTGGCAACTTGTTTTGGAACAATTCGATGATCTTTTAGTTAAGATTTTACTGTTAGCTGCTATTATTTCTTTC gtattaGCTTTATTTGAAGAGCATGATGACGCGTTCACAGCATTCGTGGAGCCCTTCGTCATCTTACTTATCCTTATCGCGAACGCCGTGGTCGGTGTGTGGCAAGAACGTAATGCCGAGTCGGCCATCGAAGCTCTCAAAGAGTACGAGCCAGAGATGGGAAAAGTTGTCCGTGGGGACAAATCTGGAGTCCAGCGGATTCGCGCCAAGGAAATCGTACCCGGTGACATCGTTGAGGTGTCGGTGGGTGACAAGATTCCTGCTGATATTcgtctgattaaaatttactcgACAACTCTCAGGATCGATCAGTCTATCTTGACTGGAGAGTCGGTGTCAGTAATAAAACACACTGACGCTATTCCCGACCCCCGAGCCGTCAACCAGGACAAAAAGAACATCTTGTTCTCCGGAACCAACGTTGCCGCAGGTAAAGCCCGTGGTGTCGTAATGGGAACTGGTCTTAACACCGCCATCGGTAAAATCCGTACGGAAATGTCTGAGACTGAAGAAATCAAGACTCCCCTGCAACAGAAATTGGACGAGTTCGGTGAACAATTGTCTAAAGTCATCACCGTTATCTGTATCGCCGTATGGGCCATCAACATCGGTCACTTCAACGACCCAGCTCACGGAGGTTCCTGGATCAAGGGCGCCATCTACTACTTCAAGATCGCCGTAGCTTTGGCCGTCGCTGCTATCCCCGAAGGTCTTCCCGCCGTAATCACGACTTGTCTGGCTCTCGGTACCCGTCGTATGGCCAAGAAGAACGCTATCGTACGATCACTTCCCTCTGTCGAAACTCTAGGATGTACATCAGTCATCTGCTCCGACAAAACCGGTACTCTGACCACCAACCAAATGTCCGTCAGCCGCATGTTCGTCTTCGAGAGGATCGAGGGTAACGACAGCAACTTCAACGAGTTCGAAATCACCGGATCCACTTACGAGCCCATCGGTGATGTCTATCTCAAAGGCCAGAAGGTAAAGGGAGCCGACTTTGAAGCCCTCCACGAGCTCGGAACAATCTGCATCATGTGTAACGACTCCGCCATCGATTTCAACGAATTCAAACAGGCCTTCGAGAAAGTAGGTGAGGCCACTGAGACTGCCCTGATCGTTCTTGCCGAGAAAATAAACCCCTTCGGCGTACCCAAGACTGGATTGGACAGACGTACCGCTGCCATCGTCGTCCGACAAGACATTGAAACAAAATGGAAGAAAGAATTCACTCTGGAATTCTCCCGGGACCGTAAATCCATGTCATCTTACTGTGTCCCACTCAAACCCTCAAAACTTGGAACCGGACCTAAGCTCTTCTGCAAAGGAGCACCTGAAGGAGTACTCGAAAGATGTACGCACGCACGTGTTGGTACCAGCAAAGTTCCCCTCACTTCAACCCTCAAGAATCGCATCCTCGATCTCACTCGCCAATACGGTACTGGACGCGACACTCTCCGTTGTCTGGCTCTCGCTACTGCTGACCACCCAATGAAACCCGACGAAATGGACCTTGGAGACTCGACCAAATTCCATCTCTACGAAAGAGACCTCACATTCATTGGAGTCGTCGGTATGTTGGATCCCCCACGTAAAGAAGTTTTCGACTCTATTGTTCGATGCCGAGCCGCTGGTATCCGTGTCATCGTCATCACTGGTGACAACAAAGCCACCGCAGAAGCCATCTGCAGACGTATTGGAGTCTTCGGTGAAGATGAAGACACCACCGGCAAATCTTACTCTGGTCGTGAGTTCGACGACTTGCCTATTGCCCAACAAAGAGAAGCTTGCTCACGTGCCCGGCTATTCTCACGTGTCGAACCTGCTCACAAATCAAAGATCGTTGAGTACTTGCAGAGCATGAATGAAATTTCAGCTATG ACTGGTGATGGTGTAAACGATGCACCTGCATTGAAAAAAGCCGAAATCGGTATCGCCATGGGTTCAGGTACTGCTGTAGCCAAATCAGCATCAGAGATGGTACTTGCTGATGATAATTTCTCGTCcattgttgctgctgttgagGAGGGTCGTGCTATTTACAATAACATGAAACAATTCATTCGTTATCTTATCTCTTCCAACATCGGTGAAGTCGTCAG TATTTTCTTGACTGCCGCCCTTGGTCTTCCTGAGGCCCTTATCCCAGTCCAACTTCTCTGGGTAAATCTCGTAACTGATGGTCTTCCAGCCACCGCTCTTGGATTCAACCCACCTGATCTCGACATCATGGACAAG ccACCACGTAGAGCCAACGAATCATTGATCTCTGGTTGGTTGTTCTTCCGTTACCTCGCTATTGGTGGTTACGTCGGTGCTGCTACCGTTGGATCTGCTGCCTGGTGGTTCATGTACAGTCCTCACGGACCTCAACTTAGTTACTACCAACTG actCATCACTTGGCTTGCATTGGAGGCGGTGATGAATTCAAAGGCGTAAACTGTAAAATATTCACAGACCCTCACCCCATGACAATGGCATTGTCTGTACTTGTAACTATTGAAATGTTGAACGCAATGAACAG TTTGTCTGAGAACCAGTCATTGATCACCATGCCCCCATGGTCGAATATGTGGCTCATTGCCTCCATGGCACTTTCATTCACACTTCACTTCGTCATTCTTTACGTTGAAGTTCTTTCG TCTGTGTTCCAAGTAACTCCCTTGTCTGGAGACGAGTGGATAACAGTAATGAAGTTCTCCATACCAGTGGTGCTGCTCGACGAGACCCTCAAGTTCATTGCTAGAAAAATAACTGATGGTGAGAATCCCCTTTACACCGTTCACGGGATCATTCTTATGTGGGCCGTATTTTTTGGACTATTATTTTACGGCCCAATTTAG